The window CACGATCGGGTGGACTGCGCACCGCCTGTCGAACCTGCACGACGAAACGGGTCGCAAGATCTTCGACACAGTCGTGGTGATCACCGACCGCACTGTGCTCGACGACCAGATGCAACGTGCGATCCTGCAGATCGAGGGCAAGCCGGACTACGTCTACAACGTCGACAAGAGGGCCCGCACTGACGAGGGCTCCAAGTCCCGTGCACTGCTCAAGGCCCTGCAGGACCGTCGCCGCATCGTGGTGGTGACCATCCAGACCTTTCCGGCCGTGCTCAAGTTCCTGGCACAGGACGGCTCGCTGGTCGGGCACCGGTTCGCGGTCATCGCCGATGAGGCGCATTCCTCACAGGCCGGTGCCACCGCCAAGAAGGTGCGCCAAGTACTGCGCGCCGGCGGTCAGGAAATCGATGAGGGCGCGGAGGTTGACGCCGAGGACACAATCAACGCGTTTGCTGACGCCCCGACTCCGAACGTTTCATTCTTCGCGTTCACCGCCACCCCGAAACCCAAGACGATCGAGCTATTTGGGCGCCGAAAGACGCCCAATGCCAAGCCGTCCGCGTTCGACGTGTACTCGATGAAGCAGGCCATCCAGGAGGGGTTCATCCTGGACGTCCTGCCTCGCTACCAAAACTACGGGACCGTTTACCAGATCGCTGAGGCGATCAAGAAGAACGGTGTCAACGTCTCCGCCGACGACGAGGACAACCTGGTCGAGAAAACCGCAGCGGCCAAAGCTCTGAAGCGGTTCGTACGGCTGCACCCGACGAACATCTCCCAGAAGGTTGAGATCATCGTCGAGCATTTCCGTACCAATGTGGCCGGCCTGCTGGACGGTCACGCAAAGGCCATGATCGTGACCTCGGAGCGCAAGCACGCGCTGCGGTACAAGCTGGCGATCGACAAGTACATCAAGGCCAGGGGGTACGACCTGGGTACCCTGGTTGCGTTTTCCGGCACTCTAGACGACCCGGAGTCCGGCATCCATGAGGAGGTCTCCGAGTTCAAGATGAATCCGGGCGTCGGACCCGACCTGGCCGAGGCATTCGCCGAGCCGAACTACCGCGTCATGATAGCTGCGGACAAGTTCCAGACCGGGTTCGATCAGCCGTTACTGTGCGCTATGTACGTCGACAAGCGTCTGGGCGGTATCCAGGCTGTGCAGACCCTGTCGCGCCTGAACCGCACTTTCCGGACGGGAAACCTGGTTAAGGACCGGGTGTTCATCCTGGACTTCATCAACGAGCCTAAGGACATCCAGGCGGCCTTCGCGGAGTACTACGAGGAAGCCGAGATCGAGACCGAGACCAATCCCAACCAACTGCACGTGCTGGCCATGGGGCTGCGCACCTTCGGTATCTTCGACAACCAGGATGTCACCCAATTCGCCGAAGGCGCCCAGGACGGTGACCGCAACGCGATCACCGCAGCAATGAGCCGGGCTCAGGACCGGTTCGCCCTGGCATGGGAGCAGGCCCAGGGCGACGAGGACACTCAGACCGTGGAGCGGCTGGAGCAGTTCCGGAAGAACGTCTCCTCATTCGTGCGACTGTACGACTTTCTGTCTCAGGTTTACGACTATTCTGGCTCCCCGCTCGAAGACCTGTGCGCGTTCTGCCGTGAACTTGCCCAATGGATCAAGGCCGAACGGACGCACGACGAGATCGACATCTCAAGCGCCCGGCTGGTCGCTATCGAGCAGAAGGACAAGGGCGTCACCAACGTGTCAGTCACCGAGAAGGGCGACAAGCTGACCGGACCGAGCGCGCTGGGTACGGCCAAGGTGAAGGACCCTGAGATGGTCCCGCTACTGGAGGTCATCGACACTCTCAACACCCTGTTCGACGACCTGTCGGAGTCTGCCGTCGCCGGACTGATGGCGCTTGTCATCCAGGCGGCAAAGTCCGATGAGGTGCTGAGGTCGCGTGCGCTGGAGAACAGCCTGGAGAACTTCCTGAAGTCCGAGAAGGTCCGGGACCGGATCCTCGACACCCTTCTTGCCGCCCCCGGGGAACTCGGGAGGGTAGTCGCCGAGGTCGTCGGCGACGGCAAGGGCCTGGACAGCATCATCGCCGGCGCCTTCCACGGCGTGCGTCTGGACGCCGAGCAGGAGGCTTCTGAATGAAGTCGTCAGGCCGCTGCAGTTGTGGGGTGCTGGTCCGACTTGGTCAGTGGGGTTCCCAGGTGAGTTGATCTCGCCCTCGAACGATGGGCCGAAGTGGAATACGGCGTCCCCCGTTTCGATTGGGCTCTTCGTACGATCGTGCGAAGGGGGCTGGGTGAGCGATCTCAAGGTGTTTAGGCTCGGGGCGGACGGCCAGGACGTGGAGCTGCGCGGCTCGACTGTGGCGCTGGAGGTGCGGCTCCAGCGCCGGGTGGAGGCGGGGATGGAGCGTATGCTCGGCATCCGGCTCCTGGCGTCGGAGTACCCGACCGGTCCGTGGCACCGGGGGCGGGTGGACTCGCTCGGCCTGGACGAGAACGGCGTGCCGGTCGTGGTCGAGTTCAAGAAGGGCAACGACAGCGGGGTAGTCTCGCAGGCCGTCTCCTACCTGACCTGGTTGAAGAGCTGCCGCCACGAGTTCGAGGCCCTCGTCAGGGAGAAGCTGGGCCCGGAGGCGGCCGAGTCCATCAACTGGCGCTCGCCCCGGGCACTGTGCATCGCGGCCGGGTACTCGCACCACGACCGGGTCGCGGTCGGCGACCTCGGTCGGCACTGGCCGATCGAGCTGGTCCGTTACCGGGTCTTCGACGGCGGGCTGCTGAGCCTCCAGCTGGTCGAGCCGGTCTCCGCCGCCGTCAGCACTGCGGCCGTGCGCAGATCGAACGCATCCGCGGTTCTGGCGGCTGCCGCCGAGGCCGCCGAGCTGCCGGTTCTCCTCGAAGCACCAGAGTGCCTCCGGGACCTCTACAACGAGCTGGACGAGGTACTCAACATGTCGGGCGAGGTGGAGGTCGTCCCCCTCCGGCACTACATCGCCTACCGCCGTCTGCAGAACGTGGCGAGCGTGATTTTCCGGCCGTCCCCTTCCCACCGGGCAATCCTGCTGTACTTGCGGCTGGACCCGGACACGATGGTGCTGGAGGAGGGCTTCACGCGCGACATGCGCGGGATCGGGCACCTG of the Kitasatospora sp. NBC_01246 genome contains:
- a CDS encoding DUF5655 domain-containing protein, with translation MSDLKVFRLGADGQDVELRGSTVALEVRLQRRVEAGMERMLGIRLLASEYPTGPWHRGRVDSLGLDENGVPVVVEFKKGNDSGVVSQAVSYLTWLKSCRHEFEALVREKLGPEAAESINWRSPRALCIAAGYSHHDRVAVGDLGRHWPIELVRYRVFDGGLLSLQLVEPVSAAVSTAAVRRSNASAVLAAAAEAAELPVLLEAPECLRDLYNELDEVLNMSGEVEVVPLRHYIAYRRLQNVASVIFRPSPSHRAILLYLRLDPDTMVLEEGFTRDMRGIGHLGTGDLEVRIASAADLEKAVPLIRRAVQAA
- a CDS encoding type I restriction endonuclease subunit R; amino-acid sequence: MDLTYESEFEQRICEYLAAQGWLYSPNGEGYDTERALFPDDVFGWLKDLDPRAWERSIGSGLRADSAKEALLDLIVQLRSTPLDNRGGGPGGTLQLLRSNVPVGLRDELKMVQWRPADPTNTTRKAAYDKVRLRIMRQVHYSRKKPHDSIDLVAFINGIPVATFELKTNFKQSIDAAVKQYAQDRNPRGEPLLAFGTGALVHFVVTESEVRMTTHLDGENTYFLPFNKGNNGGAGNPVNEHGPATAYLWEQVMARDTWLDVFGSMLFVDVKTSTNAITRERKTSTKVIFPRFHQWQAVSRMVEQVKTESAGGRFLIQHSAGSGKTNTIGWTAHRLSNLHDETGRKIFDTVVVITDRTVLDDQMQRAILQIEGKPDYVYNVDKRARTDEGSKSRALLKALQDRRRIVVVTIQTFPAVLKFLAQDGSLVGHRFAVIADEAHSSQAGATAKKVRQVLRAGGQEIDEGAEVDAEDTINAFADAPTPNVSFFAFTATPKPKTIELFGRRKTPNAKPSAFDVYSMKQAIQEGFILDVLPRYQNYGTVYQIAEAIKKNGVNVSADDEDNLVEKTAAAKALKRFVRLHPTNISQKVEIIVEHFRTNVAGLLDGHAKAMIVTSERKHALRYKLAIDKYIKARGYDLGTLVAFSGTLDDPESGIHEEVSEFKMNPGVGPDLAEAFAEPNYRVMIAADKFQTGFDQPLLCAMYVDKRLGGIQAVQTLSRLNRTFRTGNLVKDRVFILDFINEPKDIQAAFAEYYEEAEIETETNPNQLHVLAMGLRTFGIFDNQDVTQFAEGAQDGDRNAITAAMSRAQDRFALAWEQAQGDEDTQTVERLEQFRKNVSSFVRLYDFLSQVYDYSGSPLEDLCAFCRELAQWIKAERTHDEIDISSARLVAIEQKDKGVTNVSVTEKGDKLTGPSALGTAKVKDPEMVPLLEVIDTLNTLFDDLSESAVAGLMALVIQAAKSDEVLRSRALENSLENFLKSEKVRDRILDTLLAAPGELGRVVAEVVGDGKGLDSIIAGAFHGVRLDAEQEASE